Below is a window of Sulfitobacter sp. SK012 DNA.
CCCGATGCGCAACCTTAAATTGAGCGGTATACCCGCTATTGTGGAAAAACACCGACCTCCGATGTGGGCTGCGCCGCAATCTTGAGCAGATCAAAGACGTATTGCCCAACTGACCGAAAGCAGATCACTTGAAAGGTCTGCGCATCGCGCATCCAAAACGCCGCCGGGACCTGCGCCATGCGGGTTCGGCGAAACATGCCGGGCGTAAAGCTGCCGGGATGCAAATCGACGGGGCAAAGCTTGGCCATCACCTCGCGGGCATGCGGGCCCGAGACCTGAAATACCGCGCGTGCATCCGAAACATTGGCCGCCAGTGCGTGGTGCTTTTCGACTGCTTTGTTGATCTTCTCAAGCGCTGCTGGCACCTCGACGTAGGGGCACATCACAAGCAATTCGTCAGGTGACATCCACGCGATTCCACGCTCGTCCACCGAATTGCAGTGAC
It encodes the following:
- a CDS encoding sarcosine oxidase subunit gamma, translating into MSEPVTALKNAAYTAGIAEVSEVGPVGMITLRGDLNASHIRKSATSIASVDFPEQRHCNSVDERGIAWMSPDELLVMCPYVEVPAALEKINKAVEKHHALAANVSDARAVFQVSGPHAREVMAKLCPVDLHPGSFTPGMFRRTRMAQVPAAFWMRDAQTFQVICFRSVGQYVFDLLKIAAQPTSEVGVFPQ